One window of the Streptococcus parasanguinis ATCC 15912 genome contains the following:
- a CDS encoding glycosyltransferase family 4 protein: MRVGLFTDTYFPQVSGVATSIRTLKTELEKLGHTVFIFTTTDKDVNRYEDWQIIRIPSVPFFAFKDRRVAYRGFSKALAIAKQYQLDIIHTQTEFSLGLLGVWIGRELRIPVIHTYHTQYEDYVRYIARGMVIRPSMVKYIVRSYMNDLDGVICPSEIVYDLLQKYKVKAEKRIIPTGIDLAKFDRPEITPTETAVLREKYEVAEDETLLLSLSRVSYEKNIQAVIAALPDVLKVNQKVKLIVAGDGPYLDDLKKQAAKLGISDVVVFTGMIPPNETALYYKAADFFISASTSETQGLTYLESIASGTPIIAHGNPYLDHVIDDPMFGKLFYEESDLAQAILEAIDEMPAIDETKWAEKIDDISAATFGRRVYEFYLDKIISKDFSNDLNPEQSRVKRMSKTIVKIPTKVIALPVNGSVKMMKASVKQVKKIRKITHFFD; encoded by the coding sequence ATGCGTGTAGGATTATTTACAGATACCTATTTCCCGCAAGTTTCGGGAGTGGCGACCAGCATTCGGACGCTCAAAACAGAATTGGAAAAATTGGGTCACACGGTCTTTATCTTTACGACAACGGATAAAGATGTCAACCGCTATGAAGATTGGCAGATTATTCGGATTCCAAGTGTCCCTTTCTTCGCCTTTAAGGACCGCCGTGTCGCTTATCGTGGCTTCTCAAAGGCGCTTGCCATTGCCAAGCAATACCAGCTGGATATTATCCATACCCAGACTGAGTTTTCACTGGGCCTTTTGGGAGTGTGGATTGGACGTGAGTTGCGGATTCCAGTCATTCATACTTACCATACCCAGTATGAGGACTATGTCCGCTATATTGCAAGAGGTATGGTCATTCGCCCAAGTATGGTCAAATACATTGTGAGAAGTTATATGAATGATCTGGATGGAGTGATCTGTCCTAGTGAGATCGTCTATGACTTGCTCCAAAAATACAAGGTCAAGGCAGAAAAACGCATTATTCCGACAGGGATTGATTTGGCCAAGTTTGACCGGCCAGAAATTACTCCGACAGAGACAGCAGTCCTTCGTGAAAAATATGAAGTCGCAGAAGATGAAACGCTTTTATTGAGTCTGTCGCGGGTTTCTTATGAAAAGAATATTCAGGCTGTTATTGCGGCCCTTCCAGACGTCCTCAAGGTCAATCAAAAAGTTAAGTTGATCGTGGCTGGAGATGGTCCTTATTTGGATGATTTGAAAAAACAAGCGGCGAAACTGGGGATTTCAGATGTGGTTGTCTTTACAGGGATGATCCCACCAAATGAGACAGCTCTCTACTATAAGGCGGCTGACTTCTTTATTTCAGCTTCAACGAGTGAGACGCAAGGGTTGACCTATTTAGAGAGTATTGCAAGTGGTACCCCGATCATCGCTCATGGCAATCCTTATCTCGATCATGTGATTGATGATCCTATGTTTGGAAAGCTCTTTTATGAAGAGAGCGATCTGGCACAAGCGATTCTTGAAGCGATTGATGAGATGCCCGCAATCGATGAGACCAAGTGGGCAGAAAAGATTGATGATATTTCTGCAGCAACTTTTGGCCGTCGGGTCTACGAATTTTACCTGGATAAAATCATCTCGAAAGACTTTTCAAATGATTTGAATCCTGAGCAAAGTCGGGTTAAGCGGATGTCTAAGACCATTGTGAAAATCCCGACCAAGGTGATTGCTCTTCCGGTCAATGGATCTGTGAAGATGATGAAGGCTTCGGTCAAACAAGTGAAGAAAATCCGTAAAATCACGCATTTCTTTGATTGA
- a CDS encoding M24 family metallopeptidase, with translation MSKLDQIVDFLETEKTDVAVVSDPVTINYLTGFYSDPHERQLFLFVYTDHEPLLFVPALEVERATAVVDFQVVGYVDSENPWEKIKGAIAKPDAKTVALEYDNLILTKYNGLRTVFEKATFNNLTPRINRMRLIKSADEIQKMLVAGQYADKAVNMGFDAISLDKTETDIVAEIDFGIKRLGYEMSFETMVLTGNNAANPHGIPGSNKVENDALLLFDLGCMVNGYASDMTRTVAVGKPDDFKKEIYHLTLEAQQAAIDMIKPGVTAHDVDRAARSVIEKAGYGEYFNHRLGHGIGMDVHEFPSIMEGNDMVLEEGMCFSVEPGIYIPGKVGVRIEDCGYVTKDGFGLFTETSKDLLYFD, from the coding sequence ATGTCTAAATTAGATCAAATCGTCGATTTTCTTGAAACTGAAAAAACAGATGTCGCTGTTGTGTCCGATCCTGTCACGATCAATTACTTGACTGGATTTTACAGTGATCCCCACGAACGTCAACTCTTTTTGTTCGTTTACACAGACCACGAACCACTTCTTTTCGTTCCTGCCCTTGAAGTGGAACGGGCGACTGCAGTTGTCGATTTCCAAGTGGTTGGCTATGTAGATTCTGAAAACCCTTGGGAAAAGATTAAAGGAGCTATCGCAAAACCAGATGCCAAAACCGTTGCACTTGAATATGATAACTTGATCCTTACAAAATACAATGGCTTGCGCACTGTCTTTGAAAAAGCAACATTTAACAACTTGACACCACGGATTAACCGGATGCGCTTGATCAAATCAGCTGATGAGATCCAAAAAATGTTGGTGGCTGGTCAATATGCAGATAAGGCTGTCAATATGGGATTCGACGCCATTTCACTGGATAAAACAGAAACTGATATCGTAGCAGAAATCGACTTTGGTATCAAACGCTTGGGTTATGAAATGAGCTTTGAAACCATGGTCTTGACTGGAAATAATGCAGCTAACCCACACGGAATTCCTGGAAGCAACAAAGTCGAAAACGATGCTCTCTTGCTCTTTGACCTTGGCTGTATGGTGAATGGTTATGCGTCTGATATGACTCGTACCGTTGCTGTTGGAAAACCTGATGATTTCAAAAAAGAAATCTACCACTTGACTTTAGAAGCTCAACAAGCAGCTATTGACATGATCAAACCAGGTGTAACAGCACATGACGTAGACCGTGCTGCTCGGAGTGTCATCGAAAAAGCTGGTTATGGTGAATACTTCAACCACCGCCTCGGACACGGTATCGGAATGGACGTGCATGAATTCCCTTCTATTATGGAAGGAAATGACATGGTGCTTGAAGAAGGAATGTGCTTCTCAGTCGAACCAGGAATCTATATTCCAGGTAAAGTCGGTGTCCGTATCGAAGACTGTGGGTATGTCACAAAAGACGGTTTTGGACTCTTCACGGAAACCAGCAAAGACTTACTTTACTTTGACTAA
- a CDS encoding metallophosphoesterase family protein, whose translation MTKIALLSDIHGNTTALEAVLEDSRKAKVDEYWLLGDSLMPGTGRRALLELLEELPITVKVLGNWEDSLWRAMRGMLDETRSSHRYLMRQCQYILEEITPQEIEVMQEMPMQVHREIAGLKIGITHHLPDKNWGRELIHIGEQKDFDRLVTNPSCDIAVYGHIHQQFFRYGTGGELIINPGSIGQPFFLEKNLRKDLRAMYAILEFDQMGLKDVDFRRVDYDVQKELQLAKDLHLPYYQVYYESLVNGIHHTHNHELLHEIEQREGHDREIDAWLEDFFQ comes from the coding sequence ATGACTAAAATTGCTTTACTTTCAGATATTCATGGAAATACGACAGCATTGGAAGCTGTCCTAGAGGATAGTCGAAAAGCCAAGGTGGATGAATATTGGCTCTTAGGAGATAGTTTGATGCCAGGAACAGGGAGACGGGCCCTCTTGGAGCTGTTAGAGGAGTTACCTATTACGGTCAAAGTCCTTGGAAACTGGGAAGATAGTCTTTGGCGGGCTATGAGAGGGATGTTGGATGAGACCAGATCCAGTCATCGCTACCTCATGCGCCAGTGTCAATATATTCTGGAAGAAATCACACCCCAGGAAATTGAAGTCATGCAGGAAATGCCCATGCAGGTCCATAGAGAAATCGCAGGTTTAAAGATCGGTATTACCCACCACTTACCCGATAAGAATTGGGGTCGCGAATTGATTCACATTGGTGAGCAGAAGGATTTTGACCGCTTGGTGACAAACCCGTCTTGTGATATTGCAGTCTACGGACACATTCACCAGCAGTTTTTCCGTTACGGGACAGGCGGAGAACTGATCATCAATCCTGGCTCGATCGGTCAGCCTTTCTTTCTGGAAAAGAATCTTCGCAAGGACCTTCGGGCCATGTATGCTATTCTTGAATTTGATCAAATGGGGCTAAAAGATGTAGATTTTAGACGGGTGGATTATGATGTCCAAAAAGAACTGCAACTCGCAAAAGACCTCCATCTTCCTTATTACCAAGTGTATTATGAAAGTTTGGTCAATGGCATTCATCATACCCACAATCATGAGCTTCTTCATGAGATTGAGCAGAGAGAAGGTCATGATCGAGAAATCGATGCTTGGTTAGAGGACTTCTTTCAATAG
- a CDS encoding glycosyltransferase family 4 protein has product MKVLLYLEGKSVLQKSGIGRALQHQMHALDLAGIPYTTDILGDYDVVHINTYGPRSFLLLHAAKRRGKKVIMHGHSTREDFENSFIGSNFFAPLFGKYLAHMYQKADYVITPSEYSKHLIQSYGVTTPIIAVSNGIDLEKYKKDPKKEEVFRKHFKIQEGQKVVICAGLYFKRKGIEDFVEVARRMPDVRFIWLGSINKWIIPRKIRRIVEKDHPSNVEFPGYFKGAVFQGAMTGSDAFFFPSYEETEGIVVLEALASLQHTVLRDIPVYNGWIDETSSELCHNVDEFVDSLNKVLNGQVDKREAGYKVAESRSIDLVAHQLVEAYQTVLEM; this is encoded by the coding sequence ATGAAAGTTTTACTGTATTTAGAAGGAAAATCCGTATTACAAAAATCAGGAATTGGTCGAGCTTTGCAACATCAAATGCATGCGCTTGATTTGGCTGGGATTCCGTATACGACAGATATTTTAGGGGACTATGATGTGGTGCATATCAATACCTATGGCCCACGGAGTTTTCTTTTGCTCCATGCAGCAAAGCGTCGCGGAAAGAAAGTCATCATGCATGGCCATTCAACCCGTGAGGATTTTGAAAATTCCTTTATCGGGTCTAACTTTTTTGCGCCCTTGTTTGGGAAGTATTTGGCTCACATGTACCAAAAGGCAGACTATGTGATCACGCCATCTGAGTATTCCAAACACCTAATTCAGTCTTATGGGGTGACTACACCGATTATCGCGGTCTCCAATGGGATTGATTTGGAAAAATACAAGAAGGATCCGAAAAAAGAAGAAGTCTTTCGCAAGCATTTTAAAATCCAAGAAGGTCAAAAGGTTGTCATCTGTGCAGGGCTTTATTTTAAACGTAAAGGAATTGAAGATTTCGTAGAAGTGGCTCGTCGCATGCCGGATGTGCGCTTTATTTGGCTAGGTTCTATCAACAAATGGATCATTCCGCGTAAGATTCGTCGTATCGTGGAAAAGGATCATCCTAGTAATGTGGAATTCCCTGGCTACTTCAAGGGAGCGGTCTTCCAAGGGGCTATGACGGGTTCAGATGCTTTCTTCTTCCCATCTTATGAAGAAACAGAAGGAATCGTTGTTTTGGAAGCCTTGGCCAGTCTTCAGCACACGGTCTTGCGGGATATTCCAGTATACAATGGCTGGATTGACGAGACGTCATCTGAATTGTGCCACAATGTAGACGAATTTGTGGATTCCTTGAACAAGGTCTTGAACGGACAAGTAGACAAGCGGGAGGCCGGTTACAAGGTCGCTGAAAGTCGTTCGATCGACTTAGTGGCTCATCAACTGGTCGAAGCCTATCAAACAGTTTTGGAGATGTAA
- a CDS encoding Rrf2 family transcriptional regulator: MQISSRFTIGTHVLIMIALQGEKTKVTSDFLAGSVGVNPVIIRKTLSQLKKAGLIHVARGTGGAELAKAADKISLLDIYQAVECLGSTGQLFGFHDNPNPACPIGHNIHNVLDGKLEDIQIAMEKEMSQTTLKDVVEDTQKRMNLESVS, translated from the coding sequence ATGCAAATTTCGAGTCGCTTTACCATTGGGACTCATGTCTTGATCATGATTGCTCTACAAGGAGAAAAAACAAAAGTAACCAGTGATTTTTTGGCAGGAAGTGTCGGCGTGAACCCTGTTATTATTCGAAAGACCTTGTCTCAGTTGAAGAAAGCAGGATTGATCCATGTAGCACGTGGGACAGGCGGAGCTGAGCTCGCAAAAGCAGCCGATAAGATCAGCCTGCTGGATATCTATCAAGCGGTAGAATGCTTAGGTTCGACAGGTCAATTATTTGGTTTTCATGACAATCCGAATCCAGCCTGCCCAATTGGCCACAATATCCACAATGTTTTAGATGGGAAGCTTGAGGACATTCAGATTGCTATGGAAAAAGAAATGTCCCAAACCACTTTAAAAGACGTCGTGGAAGATACGCAGAAAAGAATGAATCTCGAATCCGTTTCATAA
- the ccpA gene encoding catabolite control protein A: MNTDDTVTIYDVAREAGVSMATVSRVVNGNKNVKENTRKKVLEVIERLDYRPNAVARGLASKKTTTVGVVIPNITNSYFSTLAKGIDDIAEMYKYNIVLANSDEDDDKEVSVVNNLFSKQVDGIIFMGYHLTEKIRSEFSRSRTPVVLAGTVDVEHQLPSVNIDYKQATVDAVTQLAKHNKKIAFVSGPLVDDINGKIRLSGYKEALKAKKLSYSEGLVFESKYRYDEGYNLAERIIASKATAAFVTGDELAAGLLNGLSDHGIRVPEDFEIITSDDSQVTRYTRPNLSTIGQPLYDLGAISMRMLTKIMHKEELEEREVLLSHTINQRGTTKK, from the coding sequence ATGAATACAGACGATACAGTAACGATTTATGATGTCGCCCGTGAAGCAGGGGTTTCAATGGCAACCGTTAGTCGTGTAGTAAATGGAAATAAAAATGTTAAAGAAAATACACGAAAAAAAGTTCTGGAAGTGATCGAACGTTTAGACTATCGTCCAAACGCCGTTGCACGTGGTCTTGCCAGCAAGAAAACAACAACAGTAGGTGTTGTTATTCCAAATATTACCAATAGTTATTTCTCTACATTGGCTAAAGGGATTGATGATATTGCAGAAATGTACAAGTACAACATTGTTCTTGCAAATAGCGATGAAGACGATGACAAAGAAGTTTCAGTGGTAAACAACCTCTTTTCAAAACAAGTGGATGGGATCATTTTCATGGGTTATCACTTGACTGAAAAAATTCGCTCAGAATTTTCACGCTCTCGGACACCAGTTGTCCTTGCTGGGACAGTGGATGTTGAACACCAATTACCAAGTGTCAATATCGACTACAAGCAAGCAACCGTTGATGCTGTTACACAGTTGGCAAAACACAACAAGAAAATTGCTTTTGTAAGCGGCCCATTGGTGGACGATATCAATGGAAAAATTCGTTTGTCAGGCTATAAGGAAGCTTTGAAAGCAAAAAAATTGAGCTATAGCGAAGGGCTTGTGTTTGAATCCAAGTACCGTTACGATGAAGGTTACAACTTGGCAGAACGAATCATTGCGTCAAAAGCAACAGCTGCTTTTGTGACAGGTGATGAATTGGCTGCAGGTCTCTTGAACGGCTTGTCTGATCACGGTATCAGAGTACCAGAAGATTTCGAAATTATTACCAGTGATGATTCACAAGTAACCCGATATACGCGTCCAAATCTATCAACAATTGGACAACCCTTGTATGACCTTGGTGCGATCAGTATGCGCATGTTGACTAAGATCATGCACAAAGAAGAGTTGGAAGAACGCGAAGTGTTGTTGTCTCATACGATCAACCAACGTGGAACGACCAAAAAATAA
- the thrS gene encoding threonine--tRNA ligase yields MIKITFPDGAVREFESGVTTFEIAQSISNSLAKKALAGKFNGKLIDTTRAITEDGNIEIVTPDHEDALPILRHSAAHLFAQAARRLFPDIHLGVGPAIEDGFYYDTDNQAGQISNEDLPRIEEEMKKIVKENFPSIREEVTKDQAREIFKNDPYKLELIEEHSEDEGGLTIYRQGEYIDLCRGPHVPSTGRIQIFHLLNVAGAYWRGNSDNAMMQRIYGTAWFDKKDLKNYLQMREEAKERDHRKLGKELDLFMISQEVGQGLPFWLPNGATIRRELERYIVDKEIAAGYQHVYTPPIASVELYKTSGHWDHYREDMFPPMDMGDGEEFVLRPMNCPHHIEVYKHHVHSYRELPIRIAEIGMMHRYEKSGALTGLQRVREMSLNDGHTFVAPEQIEEEFKKILQLIIDVYEDFNLTDYRFRLSYRDPEDKHKYFDNDEMWENAQRMLKAAVDDMGVEYYEAEGEAAFYGPKLDIQVKTALGKEETLSTIQLDFLLPERFDLHYIGADGEEHRPVMIHRGVISTMERFTAILIENYKGAFPTWLAPHQVTLIPVSNEKHVDYAWEVAKQLRDRGVRADVDERNEKMQFKIRASQTQKIPYQLIVGDKEMEDKAVNVRRYGQKETETMSVDAFVELILTDIANKSRVSK; encoded by the coding sequence ATGATTAAGATTACTTTCCCAGATGGCGCTGTTCGTGAATTCGAATCTGGCGTTACTACTTTTGAAATTGCCCAATCTATCAGCAATTCTTTGGCTAAAAAAGCCCTTGCTGGTAAATTCAACGGCAAATTGATTGACACAACTCGTGCCATCACTGAAGATGGAAATATTGAAATCGTGACACCTGATCACGAAGACGCTCTTCCAATCTTGCGTCACTCAGCGGCTCACTTGTTTGCCCAAGCAGCTCGTCGCCTCTTCCCAGATATCCACTTGGGTGTCGGTCCAGCGATCGAAGATGGTTTCTACTACGATACAGACAACCAAGCTGGTCAAATCTCTAACGAAGACCTTCCTCGTATTGAAGAAGAAATGAAGAAAATCGTCAAAGAAAACTTCCCATCTATTCGTGAAGAAGTGACCAAAGACCAAGCGCGTGAAATCTTCAAAAATGATCCATACAAATTAGAATTGATCGAAGAACACTCTGAAGACGAAGGTGGGTTGACTATCTACCGTCAAGGTGAATACATTGACCTTTGCCGTGGCCCACACGTCCCATCAACTGGTCGCATCCAAATCTTCCACCTTCTTAACGTTGCTGGTGCTTACTGGCGTGGTAATAGCGACAATGCGATGATGCAACGGATCTATGGTACCGCTTGGTTTGATAAGAAAGACTTGAAGAACTACCTTCAAATGCGTGAAGAAGCTAAGGAACGTGACCACCGTAAACTTGGGAAAGAATTGGATCTCTTCATGATTTCTCAAGAAGTTGGTCAAGGTCTTCCATTCTGGTTGCCAAATGGTGCGACCATCCGTCGTGAGTTGGAACGCTATATCGTTGATAAAGAAATAGCAGCAGGCTACCAACACGTCTACACTCCACCAATTGCTTCTGTAGAACTTTATAAAACTTCAGGTCACTGGGATCACTACCGTGAAGACATGTTCCCACCAATGGATATGGGAGATGGAGAAGAGTTTGTTCTTCGTCCAATGAACTGCCCTCACCACATTGAAGTCTACAAACATCATGTGCATTCTTACCGTGAATTGCCAATCCGTATCGCTGAAATAGGGATGATGCACCGTTATGAAAAATCTGGTGCTCTGACAGGTCTTCAACGTGTCCGTGAAATGTCTCTGAATGATGGTCATACCTTTGTGGCTCCAGAACAAATCGAGGAAGAATTCAAGAAGATCCTTCAATTGATCATCGATGTGTATGAAGACTTTAACTTGACGGATTATCGTTTCCGCTTGTCTTACCGTGATCCTGAAGACAAACACAAATACTTTGATAACGATGAGATGTGGGAAAATGCTCAACGCATGTTGAAAGCCGCTGTTGATGATATGGGTGTTGAGTACTATGAAGCAGAAGGGGAAGCTGCCTTCTACGGACCAAAATTGGATATCCAAGTGAAAACAGCTCTTGGTAAAGAAGAAACTCTTTCAACTATCCAATTGGACTTCTTGCTTCCAGAACGCTTTGATCTTCATTACATCGGAGCAGACGGGGAAGAACACCGTCCAGTCATGATCCACCGTGGGGTTATCTCAACGATGGAACGCTTTACTGCGATCTTGATTGAAAACTACAAGGGAGCTTTCCCAACCTGGCTTGCTCCTCACCAAGTAACCCTTATTCCAGTATCGAACGAAAAACACGTAGACTATGCTTGGGAAGTGGCTAAGCAACTTCGTGACCGCGGTGTTCGTGCCGATGTGGATGAACGCAATGAAAAAATGCAGTTCAAGATCCGTGCTTCTCAAACACAAAAGATTCCTTACCAATTGATCGTTGGGGACAAGGAAATGGAAGACAAGGCTGTAAACGTGCGTCGTTATGGCCAAAAAGAAACAGAAACCATGTCAGTGGATGCATTTGTAGAATTAATTCTTACAGATATTGCAAATAAATCCCGCGTTTCAAAATAA
- a CDS encoding LPXTG cell wall anchor domain-containing protein, translated as MKKLTKLGIASISVFVLNTYTHTIVKADENRSSETSVTVELSTTQANAPQGEHSIVTNNGSSSAEDNVPSSDEDYTPATTSSETTRSTVTPPKSNIVNEDGYVNIEGQPAALTDDGESVVYSYTVAFKGMHSSDRGQTVRDIRLRIPDIPGAKVDFTLIGTRDANENPVPVNVPMKVILPDEIVSDSDTDPTATFNSDSSVVPTAEELRAGKKPAIVNMDANENGYPGEHLYPGDGIVHLYGISSKTLKSTAFRVAITLPLKEAKKIKYLPIDARFAWKCSQEGGIASYEEGCQSLEEYKSNQVYFADEDGNLSYGGLGNPTLVDESYVQDGHLIKSVASPNTYITPNNGDWTKIPNDTNIDPNTFFNYVEIFTLKNNPSVTYYASETEDMADQDVSAFYQGNVLIDYVIKGSNQSIKPTYTDTAMTSIYGLDGRLKNYNTTENNLERPDYIIFNGQKYLLVGISSSSAPEIGPMKEGTLHVVYEYVKEASNPVTPVTPTPTPVSPIVPEPVQPSQKEVKKENPLSHEGTVEPQPSQNSVTKSVMDLEQVGLPKTGDSSNNVFFSFLGALTGFLGFSLIKKRKSER; from the coding sequence ATGAAAAAATTAACGAAATTAGGTATCGCATCGATTTCCGTATTTGTATTAAATACTTATACTCATACGATTGTGAAAGCTGATGAAAATAGGAGTTCAGAGACTTCTGTAACAGTAGAGTTATCAACAACTCAAGCAAATGCTCCACAGGGAGAACATTCCATCGTAACGAACAATGGTTCTTCGAGCGCTGAGGACAATGTTCCCTCTAGTGATGAAGACTATACTCCAGCTACAACCTCTTCGGAAACTACTAGGAGTACAGTGACTCCTCCAAAAAGTAATATCGTAAACGAAGATGGATATGTCAATATTGAGGGACAGCCCGCAGCTTTAACAGATGATGGTGAAAGTGTTGTCTATTCTTATACAGTTGCGTTTAAAGGGATGCATTCTAGTGATCGTGGGCAAACAGTTCGCGATATCAGACTCCGCATTCCAGACATTCCAGGCGCTAAAGTTGATTTCACACTGATTGGAACACGAGATGCCAATGAAAATCCTGTTCCCGTCAATGTACCAATGAAAGTCATTCTTCCTGATGAAATTGTTTCGGATTCTGACACTGATCCTACTGCTACCTTTAATTCAGATTCCTCAGTTGTTCCAACTGCAGAAGAATTAAGAGCAGGTAAAAAACCGGCAATTGTCAATATGGATGCAAATGAAAATGGTTATCCTGGAGAACACCTTTATCCAGGAGACGGAATCGTTCATTTATATGGAATTAGCTCTAAAACCCTTAAAAGTACTGCTTTTCGTGTAGCTATCACACTTCCATTAAAAGAGGCAAAGAAAATCAAATACTTACCGATTGATGCCCGTTTTGCATGGAAATGTAGCCAAGAAGGTGGGATAGCCAGTTATGAAGAAGGCTGTCAGAGTTTAGAAGAATATAAATCTAATCAGGTTTATTTTGCTGATGAGGATGGTAATCTAAGTTATGGTGGGTTGGGCAATCCTACCCTAGTGGATGAAAGTTACGTACAGGATGGTCATCTCATCAAGTCCGTTGCAAGTCCAAATACCTACATTACACCTAATAATGGGGACTGGACCAAAATTCCAAATGACACCAATATTGATCCCAATACTTTCTTTAACTATGTGGAAATATTTACATTAAAGAATAATCCATCGGTTACGTATTATGCATCTGAAACAGAAGATATGGCTGATCAAGACGTATCTGCTTTTTACCAAGGAAACGTTCTGATCGACTATGTGATCAAAGGATCCAACCAATCCATCAAACCTACATATACTGATACTGCCATGACTTCTATCTATGGATTGGATGGTAGACTTAAAAACTACAACACAACAGAAAATAATCTCGAACGCCCAGACTATATTATTTTTAATGGACAAAAATATCTTCTAGTAGGGATTTCATCCTCATCCGCACCAGAGATTGGTCCTATGAAAGAGGGGACGCTCCATGTAGTATATGAATATGTGAAGGAAGCTTCTAATCCTGTTACTCCCGTAACACCAACTCCAACACCCGTTTCACCAATAGTCCCTGAACCAGTTCAACCAAGCCAAAAAGAAGTCAAAAAAGAAAATCCGCTCTCTCACGAAGGAACTGTAGAGCCTCAACCATCTCAGAATTCTGTTACTAAATCAGTAATGGATTTAGAGCAAGTAGGATTGCCAAAAACCGGAGATTCTAGTAACAATGTATTCTTTAGCTTCTTGGGTGCCTTAACAGGTTTCCTTGGATTCTCCCTCATCAAAAAAAGAAAGAGTGAAAGATAA